A region of Prochlorococcus marinus subsp. pastoris str. CCMP1986 DNA encodes the following proteins:
- the sufC gene encoding Fe-S cluster assembly ATPase SufC, whose product MQSKTKELDPILEVNNLFASIENLPILKGVTISVNPGEIHAIMGRNGCGKSTLSKIIAGHPSYKITKGEIKFTGNDIQSLEPEERAQSGIFLGFQYPIEIPGVSNLEFLRVATNARRKFLNKEELDTFDFEDLVKEKLDLVKMDSAFLSRSINQGFSGGEKKRNEILQMALLEPKIAILDETDSGLDIDALRIVASGIKKISNEETGIILITHYQRLLDEIQPDYVHVMSDGQIIKTGESDLALELEKHGYEWTDNFIKEQ is encoded by the coding sequence ATGCAAAGCAAAACGAAAGAATTAGATCCAATATTAGAAGTAAATAATCTTTTTGCATCTATCGAAAATCTTCCTATTTTAAAAGGGGTAACCATTTCAGTTAATCCTGGCGAAATTCACGCAATCATGGGAAGAAATGGATGTGGGAAAAGTACTCTATCCAAGATTATTGCGGGTCATCCATCATACAAAATTACTAAAGGCGAAATAAAATTTACAGGAAATGATATTCAGTCTTTAGAACCAGAAGAGAGAGCTCAATCTGGTATTTTTCTTGGTTTTCAATATCCCATCGAAATTCCTGGAGTAAGCAATCTAGAATTTCTTAGAGTTGCGACAAATGCAAGAAGAAAATTTCTTAACAAAGAAGAACTAGATACTTTTGATTTTGAAGACTTAGTAAAAGAAAAACTTGACTTAGTCAAAATGGATTCTGCCTTTTTATCGAGGAGTATTAATCAAGGGTTTTCAGGTGGGGAAAAGAAAAGGAATGAAATATTACAAATGGCATTATTAGAACCAAAAATTGCAATTTTGGATGAAACCGACTCAGGTTTAGATATTGATGCACTTAGAATAGTTGCTTCAGGTATTAAAAAGATATCTAATGAAGAAACCGGAATTATATTAATCACTCACTATCAAAGGTTATTAGATGAAATACAACCTGACTATGTTCATGTAATGTCAGACGGACAAATAATAAAAACTGGAGAAAGTGATCTTGCCCTAGAACTTGAGAAACATGGATATGAATGGACTGATAATTTTATAAAAGAGCAATAA
- a CDS encoding phosphoadenylyl-sulfate reductase: MIKKTLESIQLNLEGHNKKLKDMTPKEIILWGYKNFGNQFAITTSFGIQSSVILHMVHQHSLQKKIKIFWIDTGYLPSETYKYAERLINDLSLEIEVLQSELSPARMESLYGKLWETNKSSDLDKYHDIRKIKPLENALDKHDIFCWASGVRSEQTKNRNKMNFVDVIRKRLSLRPLLNWKNKDIFYYMKENQLPSHPLFSKGYSTVGDWHSSSPESVDKEGRTTRFGGMKQECGIHTEN; this comes from the coding sequence ATGATTAAGAAAACGCTAGAAAGTATTCAACTTAATTTAGAAGGGCATAATAAAAAATTAAAAGATATGACCCCCAAAGAAATAATATTATGGGGTTATAAAAACTTTGGTAATCAATTCGCTATTACAACAAGCTTTGGTATACAATCATCAGTTATTTTACATATGGTGCATCAGCACTCACTACAAAAAAAAATTAAGATTTTCTGGATAGATACAGGTTACTTACCCTCAGAGACTTATAAATATGCAGAGAGACTAATTAATGATTTATCTTTAGAAATTGAGGTTTTACAAAGTGAACTATCTCCAGCAAGAATGGAATCCCTTTATGGAAAACTTTGGGAAACTAATAAATCTAGTGATTTAGATAAATACCATGACATAAGAAAAATCAAACCTTTAGAAAATGCTTTAGATAAACACGACATATTCTGCTGGGCTAGCGGTGTTAGATCGGAGCAAACGAAAAATAGGAATAAAATGAATTTTGTTGACGTAATTCGCAAACGACTTTCTTTAAGGCCCTTACTCAACTGGAAAAACAAAGATATTTTTTATTACATGAAAGAAAATCAATTACCGTCACACCCACTTTTCTCAAAAGGTTATTCAACTGTTGGAGATTGGCATTCCAGTTCTCCTGAAAGTGTTGATAAAGAAGGCAGGACAACAAGATTTGGCGGAATGAAGCAAGAATGTGGAATTCATACTGAAAATTAA
- a CDS encoding type III pantothenate kinase — protein MIDDINFLLVGNSRLHWAENLQSKYKFFHTQKNNNVPQNINLNNLIWASVGKLPDLSLKQENRISTQDIKLKNLPNHFGVDRALGCLEALKIIENPSRKDLLVADFGTTLSITKLTAKGSIIGGQITPGFLTQLRSMEKYTDNLKAPKKYDIPVQDFLINTEDSMLKGVSNSLMGVINLSFNPAKDILIVCGGDSELIGSLLKQKKEEIIISPNLVMQGMITHFNH, from the coding sequence ATGATTGATGATATTAATTTCCTTTTAGTTGGCAATAGCAGGCTTCACTGGGCAGAAAATTTACAATCAAAGTATAAGTTTTTTCACACACAAAAAAATAATAATGTGCCTCAAAATATCAATTTAAATAATTTAATTTGGGCATCAGTAGGTAAATTACCAGATTTGTCTCTTAAGCAAGAAAATAGGATCTCAACTCAAGATATTAAATTAAAAAACCTTCCGAATCATTTTGGGGTTGATAGAGCTCTTGGTTGTTTGGAAGCTTTAAAAATAATAGAGAACCCATCCAGAAAAGATCTATTAGTAGCAGATTTTGGAACAACTTTATCTATTACGAAGTTAACTGCAAAAGGCTCTATTATCGGTGGGCAAATAACACCTGGTTTCCTGACACAGCTAAGATCTATGGAGAAATATACCGATAATCTTAAAGCTCCAAAAAAATATGATATTCCTGTTCAAGATTTTCTAATTAATACAGAAGATTCAATGTTAAAGGGAGTATCTAACTCTCTCATGGGTGTGATTAATTTATCATTTAACCCTGCTAAGGATATTTTGATTGTGTGCGGAGGCGACTCTGAATTAATTGGTAGTCTATTAAAGCAAAAGAAAGAAGAAATTATTATCTCCCCGAATTTAGTTATGCAAGGGATGATCACACACTTCAATCATTAG
- a CDS encoding 4'-phosphopantetheinyl transferase family protein yields the protein MTLLNNYEYKIPKIWFHEIKGVQDVATLNELEIANKLSRHRANIFLESRAYIRQCLGNLFNLNPLEVPIIANPGEPPELPKGMGYCSFSHCNDAIILVWHERKIGIDIERLDRNFNYEKLAKKYFFKSNSLNTTSESYRKTILNQWCAVEAAIKWDHGKLAEDIKEWQYSENDKILFHNKKKLKLKFTQINLYKWTISLAYKDTSHFIPNIICSSKMV from the coding sequence TTGACATTATTAAATAACTATGAATATAAAATACCAAAAATCTGGTTTCATGAGATAAAAGGTGTACAAGATGTCGCAACACTGAATGAACTTGAAATCGCAAATAAGCTTTCTAGACATCGAGCAAATATTTTTTTAGAAAGCAGAGCTTATATAAGACAATGTTTAGGAAATCTTTTTAATTTAAATCCATTAGAGGTACCCATAATTGCAAATCCAGGAGAACCTCCTGAATTACCAAAAGGGATGGGGTATTGTAGTTTTAGTCATTGCAATGATGCAATTATATTAGTTTGGCATGAAAGAAAAATTGGGATTGATATTGAGAGACTTGATAGAAATTTCAATTATGAAAAATTAGCGAAAAAATATTTCTTCAAATCAAATAGTTTAAATACTACGAGCGAATCATATAGAAAAACCATCTTAAATCAATGGTGTGCAGTTGAGGCCGCCATAAAATGGGATCATGGGAAGTTAGCTGAAGACATAAAGGAATGGCAATATTCTGAAAATGACAAAATCTTATTTCATAATAAAAAGAAACTGAAGTTAAAATTTACCCAAATTAACTTATATAAATGGACTATCTCTTTAGCTTATAAAGATACTTCTCACTTTATACCTAATATTATTTGCAGCTCAAAAATGGTCTAA
- a CDS encoding SufD family Fe-S cluster assembly protein, with amino-acid sequence MQIIDEIKNNELISNPSEIQKICLDKLKLNPLPNIKSEYWRLSNKSKFSRFLDHSNKNKESKVNLPYKKASQNIIRLIIGENNSINLEKENYSIKELKEIEIVDYIKKNISNSDQNDHWSDLLNHSLSSKANILGLNISGNKIPPLEIFSASSPDSFNAKTLILFFEKNSKVDLIQINLGNKNSSLSQSTYLCLEENTSVNHGLVSYGESKSNLLNSLNVIQKTNSEYSLGSLHFKFDYARFEIRINQLEGNAKTNLKGIQITKNNDQIATYTKMQFNGPNGFLDQINKSLADDKSHAVFEGSIIVPKIAQKTDASQLSRNLLLSRHAKIDTKPQLEIIADDVKCKHGATISQLNEEELFYMRSRGLTLAEASKLQLSSYIQEVISSIPISKDRWDLLDKILKEN; translated from the coding sequence ATGCAAATTATTGATGAAATCAAAAATAATGAATTAATTAGTAATCCATCTGAGATACAAAAAATTTGTCTTGATAAATTAAAATTAAATCCATTACCAAATATCAAAAGTGAATACTGGAGACTTTCCAATAAATCCAAATTTTCAAGATTTTTAGATCATTCAAATAAAAATAAAGAATCTAAAGTTAATCTCCCATATAAAAAAGCCTCTCAAAATATAATTAGACTGATCATCGGAGAGAATAACTCAATCAATTTAGAAAAAGAAAACTATTCAATAAAAGAATTAAAAGAGATCGAAATTGTAGACTATATAAAAAAAAATATATCTAATTCTGATCAAAATGATCATTGGAGTGACTTACTAAATCATTCTTTAAGTTCTAAAGCAAACATCTTAGGTTTAAATATTTCTGGTAATAAAATTCCTCCTCTTGAGATATTTAGTGCTTCGTCACCCGACTCTTTTAATGCTAAAACACTTATTTTATTCTTTGAAAAGAATTCTAAGGTTGATTTAATACAAATTAATCTTGGAAACAAAAATTCTTCACTATCTCAATCAACTTATTTATGTCTAGAAGAAAATACTTCGGTTAATCATGGTTTAGTTTCCTATGGAGAAAGCAAATCTAATTTATTAAATTCTTTAAATGTAATTCAAAAGACCAACAGTGAGTACAGCCTAGGATCACTACATTTCAAATTTGATTATGCAAGATTTGAAATCCGTATTAATCAATTAGAGGGAAATGCCAAAACAAATTTAAAAGGAATACAAATAACAAAAAATAATGACCAAATAGCTACTTATACAAAAATGCAATTTAACGGTCCTAATGGATTTTTAGATCAAATTAATAAATCCTTGGCAGATGATAAATCACATGCAGTCTTTGAAGGCTCCATAATTGTTCCAAAAATTGCGCAAAAGACCGATGCGTCACAATTAAGCAGGAATCTACTTTTATCGAGACATGCAAAAATAGATACTAAACCTCAATTAGAAATAATTGCTGACGATGTAAAATGCAAACACGGTGCAACTATTTCACAATTAAATGAAGAAGAACTTTTCTATATGAGATCAAGAGGACTCACGTTAGCAGAAGCGAGTAAACTACAATTAAGTTCTTATATACAAGAAGTTATTTCAAGTATTCCTATTTCAAAAGATAGATGGGATTTGCTTGATAAAATTTTAAAAGAAAATTAA
- a CDS encoding alpha-D-glucose phosphate-specific phosphoglucomutase: MTEVNVINIKNPFLDQKPGTSGLRKSTLKFKEEHYLEIFIEAIFKSLNNLSGSTLVVGGDGRYGNIEAIEKIIQICVAHKVGKVIIPKNGLLSTPATSHLIRKEEAIGGIILSASHNPGGIDGDFGVKLNTANGGPAPESITDQIFQCSQSLKSYKISNIKIPDLDKFGVFSLGETSLEIIDGLKDYSDLMENIFDFDQISDFLKNDFSLIFDAMNAVTGPYAKNIFVEKMGLVDACVMNGTPLEDFGGLHPDPNLTYASKLADLLLVQKAYSFGAACDGDGDRNMILGQGCFVNPSDSLAVITANTNCVPGYKDGIAGVARSMPTSSAVDFVARALNIPCFETPTGWKFFGNLLDSNLITICGEESFGTGSNHVREKDGLWAVLYWLQILAVKNCSVSELIQNHWKQYGRNYYSRHDYEAIPSTIANQIFNNLSSMLPSLKDNKFAGNLVKQADNFSYLDPVDNSVSKNQGLRIILEDNSRVIIRLSGTGTKGSTLRLYFEKFANSQHNLDLNPQIALKDLINDLDHLLNISKLTKMEKPTVIT, from the coding sequence ATGACTGAAGTTAATGTTATTAATATAAAAAATCCTTTTCTAGATCAGAAACCAGGTACTTCTGGGTTAAGAAAAAGCACTTTAAAATTTAAAGAAGAGCATTACTTGGAAATATTTATAGAGGCAATTTTTAAATCACTTAATAATTTGAGCGGATCAACTTTGGTTGTTGGTGGGGATGGTAGATATGGAAATATCGAAGCAATCGAGAAGATTATTCAAATATGTGTAGCTCATAAAGTTGGAAAAGTTATTATTCCAAAAAACGGTTTATTATCAACACCTGCGACATCTCATTTGATTAGAAAAGAGGAGGCTATTGGAGGAATTATTCTTTCAGCAAGTCATAATCCTGGTGGTATTGACGGGGATTTCGGAGTGAAATTAAATACTGCGAATGGTGGACCTGCTCCTGAGTCAATTACAGATCAAATATTCCAATGTTCTCAATCACTTAAGAGTTACAAAATTAGTAATATTAAAATTCCAGACTTAGATAAGTTTGGTGTATTCTCACTTGGAGAAACTTCATTAGAAATAATTGATGGATTAAAGGATTATTCAGATTTAATGGAGAATATTTTTGATTTTGATCAAATAAGTGATTTTCTTAAAAATGATTTCTCTTTAATTTTTGATGCAATGAATGCAGTTACTGGTCCATATGCAAAAAATATTTTTGTTGAAAAAATGGGTCTTGTAGATGCTTGTGTAATGAATGGCACACCCCTCGAGGATTTTGGAGGTTTACATCCTGATCCAAATCTTACTTATGCGTCTAAATTGGCAGATTTGTTATTAGTTCAAAAAGCCTATAGTTTTGGAGCTGCATGTGATGGTGATGGTGATAGAAATATGATCTTAGGTCAGGGATGTTTTGTAAATCCAAGTGATAGTTTGGCAGTTATTACTGCTAATACAAATTGTGTACCTGGATATAAAGATGGTATTGCTGGTGTTGCCCGATCTATGCCCACGAGTTCAGCAGTAGACTTTGTTGCACGTGCTTTAAATATTCCTTGTTTTGAAACACCAACTGGATGGAAATTTTTTGGAAACCTTTTAGATTCTAATTTAATAACAATTTGTGGAGAGGAAAGCTTCGGAACTGGTAGTAATCATGTAAGAGAAAAAGATGGCTTATGGGCAGTTTTATATTGGTTACAAATTTTAGCTGTGAAAAATTGTTCAGTAAGTGAATTAATTCAAAACCACTGGAAACAATACGGAAGAAATTATTATTCAAGACATGATTATGAGGCTATTCCCTCTACTATTGCAAATCAAATATTCAATAATTTATCTTCTATGCTTCCAAGTTTAAAAGACAATAAGTTTGCTGGAAATCTTGTAAAACAAGCTGACAACTTCTCATATTTAGATCCAGTAGATAATTCAGTTAGTAAAAATCAAGGATTAAGAATTATACTTGAGGATAATTCCAGAGTAATCATACGTTTATCAGGTACTGGTACCAAAGGTTCAACTTTAAGATTATATTTTGAAAAATTTGCCAATTCTCAACATAATTTAGATTTAAATCCTCAAATAGCTCTAAAAGATTTAATTAACGATTTAGATCATTTATTAAATATTTCAAAACTTACCAAAATGGAAAAACCTACCGTTATTACATAA
- the sufB gene encoding Fe-S cluster assembly protein SufB produces MVSENLVKDVVSEPYKYGFVTDIETEKISKGLNEDTIRLISEKKEEPKYLLNFRLNAFRKWQRMEEPNWADLGYKKIDYQDIIYYSAPKQKEKISSLDEVDPKLLETFDKLGIPLTEQKKLTNVAVDAVFDSVSIATTFRKELAEHGVIFCSISEAVKDHSNLIEKYLGSVVPANDNYFAALNSAVFSDGSFVYIPKGVKCPMDLSSYFRINSGDSGQFERTLIIAEESSSVSYLEGCTAPMFDTNTLHAAVVELIALDDASIKYSTVQNWYAGNEEGVGGIFNFVTKRGKCLGKRSKISWSQVETGSAITWKYPSCILLGEESVGEFYSVALTNNLQQADTGTKMIHIGPRTKSTIVSKGISAGNSINSYRGLVKMGSKASGSRNYSQCDSMLIGDQAAANTFPYIHSQQPNSEIEHEASTCRISEDQLFYLQSRGIEFEEAVSMMVSGFCRDVFNQLPLEFAAEADKLLALKLEGSVG; encoded by the coding sequence ATGGTAAGTGAAAATTTAGTTAAAGATGTCGTATCTGAACCATACAAATATGGTTTCGTTACTGATATCGAAACTGAAAAGATTTCCAAAGGCCTAAATGAAGATACGATTCGATTAATTTCAGAAAAAAAAGAAGAGCCAAAATATCTTCTTAATTTCAGACTTAATGCCTTTCGGAAATGGCAAAGAATGGAGGAGCCTAACTGGGCAGACCTAGGTTACAAAAAGATTGATTATCAAGATATAATTTATTATTCTGCACCTAAACAAAAAGAAAAGATTTCTAGCTTAGATGAAGTTGATCCCAAACTCCTAGAAACTTTTGATAAATTAGGAATTCCTCTTACTGAACAAAAAAAACTTACAAACGTTGCTGTTGATGCAGTATTCGATAGTGTATCTATTGCAACAACCTTCCGAAAAGAACTTGCTGAGCATGGTGTAATATTTTGTTCTATAAGTGAAGCAGTAAAAGATCACTCAAATTTAATAGAAAAATATTTAGGTTCTGTTGTACCAGCTAATGATAACTATTTTGCTGCATTAAACTCAGCTGTTTTTAGTGATGGTTCATTCGTTTACATCCCAAAAGGAGTTAAATGCCCGATGGATCTCTCATCATATTTTAGAATCAACAGTGGAGACTCTGGTCAGTTTGAAAGAACTTTAATTATCGCAGAAGAATCTAGCTCCGTCAGTTACCTTGAAGGATGTACAGCTCCAATGTTTGATACGAATACTCTGCACGCAGCGGTAGTTGAACTTATTGCCTTAGACGACGCCTCAATTAAATATTCAACAGTACAAAATTGGTATGCTGGGAATGAAGAAGGAGTTGGAGGAATCTTTAATTTTGTCACCAAAAGGGGGAAATGTTTAGGTAAGAGAAGTAAAATAAGCTGGTCTCAAGTAGAAACAGGCTCTGCCATAACATGGAAATATCCTAGCTGTATACTTTTAGGAGAGGAATCGGTAGGAGAATTTTATTCTGTAGCTCTCACTAATAACCTTCAACAAGCCGATACAGGTACAAAAATGATTCACATCGGTCCTAGAACTAAATCAACAATAGTTAGTAAAGGAATTAGTGCTGGCAATTCAATTAATAGTTACAGAGGTCTTGTAAAAATGGGTTCAAAAGCTTCTGGATCAAGAAATTATAGTCAATGTGATTCAATGTTAATAGGCGATCAAGCTGCTGCGAATACATTTCCTTATATTCACTCTCAACAACCAAATTCAGAAATTGAGCATGAAGCAAGTACATGTAGAATTTCTGAAGATCAACTTTTTTATTTACAAAGTAGAGGTATTGAATTTGAAGAGGCTGTATCAATGATGGTAAGTGGCTTTTGTAGAGATGTTTTCAATCAACTGCCATTGGAATTTGCGGCTGAAGCCGATAAGCTGCTTGCCCTCAAATTAGAAGGTTCGGTTGGATAA
- a CDS encoding DUF4912 domain-containing protein gives MVDGIKNKEYLLSLTLRQLRQEASKLSVPLYSRKTKAVLIELIDKYQKNANQSFNKTPTKNIPLKTSKLATQTKTEEVKTKLVFLPRDPEWAYVFWQISESDRDKAQSLGANKLCLRLYDASGIGEGNLNKGTLREIAVDSYSTEWYLPIPLADRDYKVELGYKYGFKWMSLAFSSVSYVPGTQPSEQILDKFVPFNLENPASLEPPSIIQNPKVQENNGLHERLYQAATSFPIRRKIGSEEFMENMNSNNLNSNLTDSGAGQWSSGLNESGSGIVKNKSFWLVADSELIVYGATDPSAKLTIGEEEVPLAADGTFRLQVPFRDGSQKYEIKATDASGDQEKSITMKFDRVTPLDDTNEKDNAETKWF, from the coding sequence GTGGTTGATGGGATCAAGAATAAAGAATATTTACTTAGTCTAACCCTCAGACAATTGCGACAAGAAGCTAGTAAATTATCTGTCCCTTTATACAGTAGAAAGACAAAAGCTGTACTTATTGAACTAATTGATAAATACCAAAAAAATGCTAATCAATCATTTAATAAAACTCCAACTAAAAATATTCCTCTAAAAACCTCTAAACTCGCAACTCAAACAAAAACAGAAGAAGTTAAAACAAAACTAGTATTTTTGCCCAGAGATCCAGAGTGGGCATATGTATTTTGGCAAATTTCAGAAAGTGATAGAGATAAAGCTCAGTCTTTAGGTGCTAATAAATTATGTCTACGTTTATATGATGCCTCAGGTATTGGTGAAGGAAATCTAAATAAAGGCACTTTAAGAGAAATTGCTGTAGATAGTTATAGTACCGAATGGTATTTGCCTATTCCTCTAGCGGATAGGGACTATAAGGTTGAATTAGGTTACAAATACGGCTTTAAATGGATGTCATTAGCTTTTTCCTCTGTTAGCTATGTACCAGGTACTCAGCCTTCAGAGCAGATTTTAGATAAATTTGTTCCTTTTAACTTAGAAAATCCTGCATCACTTGAGCCTCCTTCGATTATACAAAACCCAAAGGTACAAGAAAATAATGGTTTGCATGAGCGCTTATACCAGGCAGCAACAAGTTTTCCTATAAGAAGAAAAATAGGTTCTGAAGAATTTATGGAAAACATGAATTCAAATAATTTAAACTCAAATCTCACCGATTCTGGTGCAGGGCAATGGTCTTCAGGCTTAAACGAATCTGGTAGTGGAATAGTTAAAAATAAATCCTTTTGGTTAGTTGCTGATTCGGAATTAATTGTTTATGGAGCAACAGATCCATCCGCCAAATTAACTATTGGTGAAGAAGAAGTTCCTTTGGCTGCTGACGGTACTTTTAGGCTTCAAGTTCCTTTTAGGGATGGCTCGCAAAAATACGAAATTAAGGCTACGGATGCTTCTGGTGACCAAGAAAAAAGTATTACAATGAAATTTGATAGAGTTACTCCCCTTGACGATACAAATGAAAAAGATAATGCTGAGACAAAATGGTTTTAA
- the bcp gene encoding thioredoxin-dependent thiol peroxidase, producing MALKVGDKAPEFNLKDSFEKDVSLKDFKGKRIILYFYPKDNTPGCTKEACNFKENWDLLKQNNFVVLGISKDSAASHQKFIEKFDLPFVLLTDPEPYKTSSDYDSYGLKKFMGKEYMGMMRNTFLIDVDGKVEKIYLKVKAAIMADHIISDLGLR from the coding sequence ATGGCTCTTAAGGTTGGTGATAAAGCACCAGAATTTAATTTAAAAGACTCTTTTGAAAAAGATGTATCTTTAAAAGATTTTAAAGGTAAAAGAATAATACTATATTTTTATCCAAAAGATAATACTCCAGGATGTACTAAAGAGGCTTGTAATTTTAAAGAAAATTGGGATTTACTTAAGCAAAATAACTTTGTAGTTCTGGGAATTAGTAAAGATAGCGCTGCTTCACATCAGAAATTCATTGAAAAATTTGACTTACCTTTTGTTCTCTTGACTGACCCTGAACCTTATAAAACCTCTTCTGATTATGATAGTTATGGCCTTAAAAAATTTATGGGCAAGGAATATATGGGAATGATGAGAAATACTTTTTTAATTGATGTTGATGGTAAAGTCGAAAAAATTTATCTTAAGGTTAAAGCAGCTATTATGGCAGACCATATTATTTCAGATTTAGGATTAAGGTAA
- a CDS encoding AAA family ATPase has protein sequence MESDNLFSNTYRIESNAPLADKLRPKNLDDFFGQESILGHDSLLRNAILNDKVGNIIFSGPPGVGKTTLIEIISSNTRSSLIKLNAVLSSIKELRTEIANAKERLRSSNRKTILFIDEVHRFTSVQQDALLPSIENGTITFIGATTENPFFAVNKALISRARIFSLLPLNKNDLKKIIDKVIKYYSCLKDSKVVEIKEEAINHLIKFSGGDARNLINALELGISITKENKENLVVIDLAIAEDSIQKKNIVYDKNGQNHFDVISAFIKSIRGSDPDATLYWLANMVEAGEDPNFIFRRLLISACEDIGLADPNAIVVVQSCCDAFDRVGFPEGLFFLSQASLYLAISPKSNSTKSIFKALEAIKATNVSLVPNHLKNNASNYLNPHNYQGKWLQQEYLPTDLQGIKFWKPKDSGWEKNKYEDLPKKQKS, from the coding sequence ATGGAGTCAGATAATTTATTTAGCAATACTTATCGAATAGAAAGTAACGCGCCATTAGCGGATAAATTAAGACCAAAAAATTTAGATGACTTTTTCGGTCAGGAATCCATTTTAGGACATGATTCTTTATTAAGAAATGCAATTTTGAATGATAAGGTAGGAAATATTATTTTTTCTGGACCGCCTGGTGTAGGTAAAACAACTTTAATTGAGATTATATCTTCTAATACTCGTTCTTCATTAATAAAGTTAAACGCTGTTTTGTCTAGTATTAAGGAGTTAAGAACTGAGATTGCTAATGCGAAGGAAAGATTACGTAGTTCTAATAGGAAAACAATTTTATTTATTGATGAGGTACATAGATTCACCTCAGTTCAACAAGATGCTTTGTTGCCCTCAATTGAAAATGGCACCATTACTTTTATTGGCGCTACAACAGAAAACCCTTTCTTTGCCGTAAATAAAGCTCTAATAAGTAGAGCTCGTATTTTCTCATTACTTCCTTTGAATAAGAATGATTTGAAGAAAATAATTGATAAAGTAATAAAGTATTACTCCTGCCTTAAAGATTCCAAGGTTGTTGAAATAAAAGAAGAGGCAATTAATCATTTAATAAAATTTTCTGGAGGCGATGCGAGGAATCTCATAAACGCTTTAGAGTTAGGTATTAGTATTACCAAGGAAAATAAAGAAAACTTGGTTGTTATTGATCTCGCAATTGCTGAAGATTCAATCCAAAAGAAAAATATTGTATATGACAAAAATGGACAAAATCATTTTGATGTTATTAGTGCATTTATAAAATCTATTAGGGGTTCAGACCCAGATGCGACTTTATATTGGCTTGCCAATATGGTAGAAGCTGGTGAAGATCCAAATTTTATTTTTAGAAGACTTTTGATTTCCGCTTGTGAGGATATAGGTCTTGCAGATCCCAATGCAATAGTTGTTGTGCAATCATGTTGTGATGCTTTTGATCGAGTCGGTTTTCCTGAAGGATTATTTTTTCTTTCACAAGCCTCTTTATACTTAGCAATTTCTCCAAAGAGTAATAGTACTAAATCAATTTTTAAAGCGCTAGAAGCAATTAAGGCTACTAACGTATCGTTAGTTCCCAATCATCTGAAAAATAATGCTAGTAATTACTTGAATCCACATAATTATCAAGGGAAGTGGTTGCAACAAGAATATCTGCCAACAGATTTACAAGGAATTAAGTTTTGGAAACCAAAAGATTCTGGATGGGAAAAAAATAAATATGAAGATTTACCTAAAAAACAAAAAAGTTAG